In Saccharicrinis fermentans DSM 9555 = JCM 21142, a genomic segment contains:
- a CDS encoding two-component regulator propeller domain-containing protein: MKKIYSCIWILFFFVFKICASDLSEFTFAKISPEGGVGYSSVMCIGQDDLSFIWFGTNNGLFKYDSKNITRYATNSSDSSAIPTNRINQFYLDDSKVFWIATENGLCKYNRCTDSFTTLRLINNQRDIVGKNIQSFLQDEDGQFWIVDEIGVCKLDTSLNSVEYFPVTEDNVRVNRGYTDHNKQLWVTAYDGRIFRFDSHKQDFVLFSKGLRDTPRALLVDDSGVWVGYGNQGLVCLSLTDGEEMFHYQYGYAPPYCLSNSKVRDLTKDLKGNVWVATYDGINIINNYHFVTSLSDEDLYNIPHQSIWSFFNDSENNIWVGTWMGGLCMYDEYMNTVYHYNKNALLSTLTDDVISCFAEGKDEDIIWFGTERGGVYCLNLKNNDLERIRLGQLSDVNVKSIAIDKENTIWIGTYGNGIWYKKSTEKNFSLFDSPHQLGWQIVDITPTDEGIWFANYSQGVLFYSFETKKTRSYKHSSRDLYSISNDYVRNIISDSQGNIWIATISGLNKYVPSEDKFYRFFKKENDTNSLSNDFIYSVQEDEDGIIWIGTNGNGLNRYNPEYNKFEVLTMEDGLSGNEVYAIVLDDNGLLWISTENGITSINTVSLETRNMTSEAGIYNNKFNPSAGYKSKSGELFFGGSNGFIRFSPFMIRTNPVAPIAIISHFSINNREVMPNTIGSVLKDHISNTREIRLHHRQNSFSFDFVASNYLFPSKNKFRYRLLGFDEEWLETDFVGKAIYTNISPGKYVFEVLAANNDEVWNHEPTSLAIVVSPPLWKRWYAFLFYLITIVVLAYLIRVEIISKEKLKNEVTIEKIHLENEKKLSQLKLQFFTNISHEFRTPLTLILGPVERLLKSYAGEDQVADQLTIVRNNALRLLKLVTQIIDFRKVETGKMELEMVDVNIVDLCSDIYNSFKEHARYRNITFSMDVDMSQISIKIDKDKFDKILFNLLSNAFKNTPDNGVIKLVMRKNAVYGKDMFKDSFVIGKMFKGDYLEVSVHDNGCGIARDDLSRIFDRFYHGKEGKYANVGIGLSLTKELVNMMQGRLEVYTEEKKGSVFAVQFAIDSNVRFDHQTLLSEMSNGWDKGGAPAEWESVDLNGNIKHKDALVLIVEDNVELCDFISEVLHPYFKTVKAPNGKVGIEYAQTIFPDIIVSDVMMPEMDGCELCQQIKNDIKTSHIPVILLTALNSVQDKFTGLSIGADAYISKPFKEELLIVQIDNLIESRKKLSEAFSSGGGLWEEKIADLSMDKKLVEKALRIVHKNMLNENFSVESLAAEIGLSRTHLHRKLKTITNQSASEFIRNTRLEKAKELMSKGELKINEIGFAVGFNSHTYFTKSFKKYVGLSPQEYLKSKR, encoded by the coding sequence TGTGCCAGTGATTTGAGTGAATTTACCTTTGCTAAAATATCTCCGGAAGGGGGTGTTGGGTATAGCTCAGTTATGTGTATTGGGCAAGATGATTTGAGTTTTATTTGGTTTGGAACTAATAATGGACTTTTTAAATACGATTCTAAGAATATTACCCGCTACGCTACCAACTCTTCTGATAGTTCTGCTATTCCTACCAACAGGATTAATCAGTTTTATTTAGATGATAGCAAGGTATTTTGGATAGCTACAGAGAATGGTCTATGTAAATATAACAGATGTACTGATAGTTTTACAACATTAAGATTGATAAATAATCAGCGTGATATTGTTGGAAAAAACATACAATCTTTTCTTCAGGATGAAGACGGTCAATTTTGGATTGTTGATGAAATTGGTGTATGTAAACTGGATACCTCGTTAAACAGTGTAGAATACTTTCCTGTTACGGAGGATAATGTAAGGGTTAATCGTGGGTATACAGATCACAATAAGCAGCTTTGGGTCACCGCATACGATGGTAGAATTTTTAGATTTGATTCTCACAAACAGGATTTTGTGCTTTTCTCAAAAGGACTGAGAGATACTCCCAGGGCTTTATTAGTAGATGATAGTGGGGTATGGGTTGGGTATGGAAACCAAGGATTGGTTTGTTTGTCTTTAACCGACGGAGAAGAGATGTTTCATTACCAGTATGGTTATGCCCCTCCCTATTGCTTAAGTAATTCGAAAGTCCGCGATTTAACCAAAGATCTGAAGGGTAATGTATGGGTTGCTACCTATGATGGAATTAATATTATTAATAACTATCATTTTGTAACCAGTTTGTCTGATGAGGATTTGTATAATATTCCACATCAGTCCATATGGTCTTTTTTTAATGATTCTGAAAATAACATTTGGGTAGGAACATGGATGGGGGGCTTGTGTATGTATGATGAATATATGAACACAGTTTATCATTATAATAAAAATGCCTTATTAAGTACATTGACCGATGATGTCATTAGTTGTTTTGCAGAGGGTAAGGATGAGGATATCATTTGGTTTGGAACAGAGCGGGGGGGCGTGTATTGTTTAAATTTAAAAAATAACGATTTAGAGCGCATTAGATTGGGGCAGTTAAGTGATGTAAATGTTAAGTCCATAGCTATTGATAAGGAGAATACCATTTGGATAGGTACTTATGGAAATGGTATATGGTATAAAAAGAGTACTGAAAAGAATTTTTCATTATTTGATTCGCCCCATCAGTTGGGATGGCAGATTGTGGATATTACACCAACAGACGAAGGTATATGGTTTGCTAATTATTCGCAAGGAGTGCTGTTTTATTCTTTTGAGACGAAAAAAACCAGAAGTTATAAACATAGTTCGAGAGATTTGTATTCAATATCAAATGATTATGTTCGTAATATTATTTCCGATAGCCAAGGAAATATTTGGATAGCCACCATATCCGGATTAAACAAATATGTACCTTCCGAAGATAAATTTTATCGTTTTTTCAAAAAGGAAAATGACACGAATAGTTTGTCAAATGATTTTATCTATTCGGTACAGGAGGATGAGGATGGAATTATCTGGATTGGCACCAATGGAAACGGCTTAAATAGATATAATCCGGAATATAATAAGTTTGAAGTACTCACTATGGAAGATGGTTTGTCGGGGAATGAAGTTTATGCCATTGTTTTGGATGATAATGGTTTATTGTGGATATCTACAGAAAATGGAATTACCTCGATCAATACTGTTAGTTTAGAAACGCGTAACATGACTAGTGAAGCTGGTATTTATAATAACAAGTTTAACCCCTCAGCAGGATATAAATCAAAATCAGGAGAATTGTTTTTTGGAGGTTCCAATGGGTTTATTAGATTTTCGCCGTTTATGATCAGGACAAATCCAGTTGCGCCCATTGCCATTATCTCCCATTTCTCTATTAATAATCGTGAAGTAATGCCCAATACTATCGGTTCTGTATTGAAAGACCATATTAGTAATACGCGGGAAATTCGACTACATCATCGGCAAAATTCCTTCAGTTTTGATTTTGTTGCTTCAAATTATTTATTTCCTTCTAAAAATAAGTTTAGGTATCGATTGCTGGGTTTTGATGAAGAATGGTTGGAAACTGATTTTGTTGGTAAGGCCATATATACCAATATTTCACCTGGCAAATACGTATTTGAGGTGTTGGCTGCAAATAACGATGAAGTATGGAACCATGAACCAACCAGCCTAGCAATTGTGGTGTCGCCACCTCTTTGGAAGCGATGGTATGCTTTTTTATTTTATCTGATTACTATTGTTGTTTTGGCTTATTTGATTAGGGTTGAAATTATTAGTAAGGAGAAGCTTAAGAATGAAGTTACCATAGAAAAAATTCACTTGGAAAATGAAAAGAAGCTGAGTCAACTTAAGCTACAGTTTTTCACCAATATTTCTCATGAGTTCAGAACGCCCCTGACTCTCATATTAGGCCCAGTTGAGAGATTATTGAAAAGCTATGCAGGCGAAGATCAGGTGGCTGATCAACTTACCATAGTGCGGAATAATGCTTTGCGATTGTTGAAATTAGTTACCCAGATCATTGATTTTAGAAAGGTTGAGACTGGAAAAATGGAGTTGGAAATGGTTGATGTAAATATTGTAGATCTTTGTTCTGATATTTATAACAGTTTTAAGGAACATGCTCGTTATCGAAATATTACATTTAGTATGGATGTTGACATGTCTCAAATAAGCATTAAGATAGACAAAGATAAATTTGATAAAATTTTATTTAATTTATTATCCAATGCTTTTAAAAATACTCCTGATAATGGTGTGATTAAGCTGGTGATGAGGAAAAATGCCGTTTATGGTAAGGATATGTTTAAGGATAGCTTTGTGATTGGTAAAATGTTTAAAGGTGATTATTTGGAGGTGAGTGTGCATGACAATGGTTGTGGAATAGCACGGGATGATTTATCAAGAATTTTTGATCGTTTTTATCATGGAAAAGAAGGTAAATATGCGAATGTGGGTATTGGATTGTCATTGACAAAAGAGTTGGTTAATATGATGCAAGGAAGGTTGGAGGTTTATACGGAAGAAAAGAAAGGTTCTGTTTTTGCCGTTCAGTTTGCTATTGATTCCAATGTTCGCTTTGATCATCAAACATTGTTAAGTGAAATGTCTAATGGTTGGGATAAAGGAGGGGCGCCAGCCGAATGGGAGAGTGTGGATTTAAATGGTAATATAAAACACAAGGATGCCTTGGTACTGATTGTAGAGGACAATGTGGAATTATGCGATTTTATTAGTGAGGTTTTACATCCATATTTTAAAACCGTTAAAGCGCCCAACGGAAAGGTAGGCATAGAATATGCTCAAACAATTTTTCCGGATATAATTGTTAGCGACGTGATGATGCCTGAAATGGATGGGTGCGAACTTTGTCAGCAAATAAAAAATGATATAAAAACGAGTCATATCCCGGTTATCTTATTAACAGCCTTAAATTCTGTACAGGATAAATTTACAGGATTAAGTATAGGTGCTGATGCATATATATCGAAACCATTTAAGGAAGAATTGCTCATTGTTCAAATAGATAACCTGATAGAATCGAGAAAGAAATTAAGTGAAGCATTCTCATCGGGTGGAGGTTTGTGGGAAGAGAAAATTGCAGACCTGTCCATGGATAAGAAGTTGGTAGAGAAGGCTCTTAGAATAGTCCATAAGAATATGCTTAACGAGAATTTCTCGGTAGAGTCTCTCGCAGCGGAGATAGGACTTAGTCGTACGCACTTACACCGTAAACTAAAAACAATCACCAACCAATCTGCATCGGAGTTTATTCGTAATACGAGATTAGAAAAAGCGAAAGAATTAATGAGCAAAGGTGAGCTTAAGATTAATGAAATAGGTTTTGCTGTTGGTTTTAATTCGCATACGTATTTTACCAAATCATTCAAAAAGTATGTGGGTCTTTCGCCTCAGGAATATTTAAAAAGTAAGCGTTAG
- a CDS encoding potassium/proton antiporter, which translates to MNLSIENILLIGSLLLFISIIVGKTSYKFGVPTLLLFLAIGMLAGTDGIGGINFDNNKIAQFIGIVSLNFILFSGGLDTDWSSVKPILKEGLVLSTLGVLLTALTLGTFVWLITDFTIYESLLLGSIVSSTDAAAVFSILRSKSLALKSNLRPTLEMESGSNDPMAYVLTIAFLSLVINQDQSIVSIILLFLQQMIVGGITGFLFGKLSKIIINKIKLDFEGLYPVLVIALMFVTFSVTDFLGGNGFLAIYICAVYLGNQDLIHKKTILRMYDGLAWLMQIVLFLTLGLLVFPTQVIPLIGIGMLISVFLILVARPMSIFISLAFFKMKVRRRLYISWVGLRGAVPIVFATYPLIAGIDKANMIFNIVFFISVTSILIQGTTLSVFAKWLHVALPQKVKPISETDRFLTNMAKTAMKELVILPDSNAVNKKIVDISFPKEAIIAMIKRDNKYLTPNGSTIIKPNDVLLILSDNQKGIDKINDCLCD; encoded by the coding sequence ATGAATTTATCCATCGAAAACATATTATTAATAGGATCCCTTCTACTATTTATTAGCATAATTGTAGGTAAAACCTCCTATAAATTCGGAGTTCCCACATTATTGCTGTTTCTGGCCATAGGAATGCTAGCAGGCACCGACGGTATTGGTGGCATTAACTTCGACAACAATAAAATAGCTCAATTCATTGGTATCGTATCCCTTAATTTTATTTTATTTTCGGGAGGGCTAGATACGGATTGGTCATCGGTAAAACCCATCTTAAAAGAAGGACTTGTATTATCAACATTGGGTGTTTTACTAACAGCACTAACCTTAGGCACATTTGTGTGGCTTATCACAGACTTTACCATATATGAGAGTTTGCTCCTGGGTTCCATAGTTTCATCCACAGATGCTGCAGCAGTATTTTCAATCTTACGGTCCAAAAGTCTTGCTTTAAAATCTAACCTACGCCCCACCTTAGAGATGGAGAGTGGAAGTAATGACCCCATGGCCTATGTACTTACAATAGCTTTTTTATCATTAGTCATCAATCAAGATCAAAGCATAGTCTCTATTATTCTTTTATTTCTGCAACAAATGATTGTGGGAGGCATTACTGGCTTTTTATTTGGGAAACTCAGTAAGATCATCATCAACAAAATAAAACTTGACTTTGAAGGCCTTTATCCCGTTTTAGTGATAGCGCTGATGTTTGTAACATTTTCTGTCACCGACTTTTTAGGAGGAAATGGTTTTCTGGCCATATATATCTGTGCAGTTTACCTAGGTAATCAAGATCTCATTCATAAGAAAACAATTCTTAGAATGTACGATGGTTTGGCCTGGTTGATGCAAATCGTTTTATTCCTCACATTAGGCTTACTTGTTTTTCCTACACAGGTTATTCCACTGATTGGTATAGGAATGCTCATATCCGTATTCTTAATACTTGTGGCTCGCCCCATGAGTATTTTCATTAGTCTTGCATTCTTCAAAATGAAAGTAAGACGACGTCTATACATTTCATGGGTAGGTTTACGCGGAGCTGTACCCATTGTATTTGCAACCTATCCACTAATAGCAGGAATTGATAAGGCAAATATGATTTTTAATATTGTATTTTTTATCTCCGTCACATCCATACTAATTCAAGGCACTACCCTGTCTGTATTTGCAAAATGGCTCCATGTGGCATTGCCTCAAAAAGTCAAACCCATTTCTGAAACGGACAGATTCTTAACCAACATGGCCAAAACAGCCATGAAAGAACTTGTTATTTTGCCAGATAGCAATGCGGTGAATAAGAAAATTGTAGACATCAGTTTCCCCAAGGAAGCGATTATTGCTATGATAAAAAGAGATAACAAATACCTAACCCCCAACGGATCAACCATTATCAAACCCAATGATGTATTACTCATCCTTTCAGATAATCAAAAGGGAATAGATAAAATAAACGATTGCCTATGTGATTAA
- a CDS encoding hybrid sensor histidine kinase/response regulator transcription factor, whose translation MRRLNCVLVVLLCFFVFSCVALAQEYQVSYLSVNDGLSHNQVTSIIKDNDGFMWFGTRGGLNRYDGYEFKHYKPSDKGDKTLHHPSVEVLYKAKDGEIYIGTKSAGYSLYRPDKELFMANEYLMENSDLRIISFYEDHQKNIWAGTWSSGLISLSQDQDSVHFYSKIKKVSAIIQTPDSKVWLGSRESIWMKEKDHELQRLKRMKAGFYEITEMAYDESEDCIWCVGWNLGLVKFDYKNLRYTEYEIRGSKGKKLSSYSLLKDKNGKIWVGTWGEGLYTFDQNNDTFQKVNLSQYSQADEMIQPTVILDIFQEDNGDIWLGTHRGIVRLSAKGQFNVAKGWRELGDEKMVSSIVVDSQDKLWMATTDYLYQYSNKRLRRYNMKRNTIDGFSNVGIGQLVYDQGDIFVCFDVGVLLGKKNKDGSFVFVNAQEELKIPGLNGINKVRDIKRYGDELWLATQQKGLYLYVKKGNQYVFKRNFTGANLKGQLKDTRVTGVFRDKNNVMWVSTYKGLYKYNSDESVFISIEDYLQDGKRLQCDIILCSYVDQDNNIWFGTPCGLNQLVQSDEYVFSLKEYTQADGLPDDYINSIIEDDGGDIWVSTNGGLSKLNVKTQAFSNFNQLDGIEGSSFIEAAGCKAKDGVLYFAGDEGVVYFNPKSILYNDYNPEIVVTSFKVLNHEVNYDEKGILSKNINETQRIVLGYKEKEFSIEFASLDYKAPKLNHYAYQLKGYNDRMVYIGSRRHVSFNNLSPGDYTLILKGTNSNGVWSDKQYEVDITIKPAPWKTWYAILIYIVVIFGGVVAISWVGVRQERLTNSIEVERYQRQQETELNEYKFRFFTNISHELRTPLTLILAPINELIKKETQEWESGYLKDKLRLIYQNAKKLHNLIDLLLEFRKMEAGKLKLEVEEVDFKEFAGSVVESFAELAKSKQVVYSGVFDGDDWRCFVDTDKMGMVINNLLSNAFKYAGQPGMVNVKAKSLEDTIVLEVINNGRGISEDELQYLFERFYQADGQHHMGSSGIGLSLIKNYLDLHQAVIKVQSKRNELTSFVITLKKGREHLRDEDIRVCDKRPALPVEPIYSSHKKLTRSLNVGAKGARVLVVEDNAELRSYIVELLEVHYHVLEAENGLEGYELVVEHKPDLVISDVMMPKMDGFELCQKIKLNDTISLTPVILLTAKATPRDQLFGAKKGAEVYMTKPFDPELLLEKSKMLIAGRKKMSVELTQKVVLAPTNAPITSEEQAFLQSAMKVMEQYLGDVNFDAQKLAKEMAMSNSTLYRKTKKIIKKSPAEFIKYIRFQRAAQLIEESNLTISEIAESIGYVDLKSFRKIFKQQYHMTPTEFREQKK comes from the coding sequence ATGAGGAGATTGAATTGTGTATTGGTGGTGTTGCTTTGTTTTTTTGTGTTTTCTTGTGTTGCATTGGCACAAGAATATCAAGTAAGTTATTTATCGGTCAATGATGGGCTCTCGCATAATCAAGTAACTTCTATTATCAAAGATAATGATGGTTTCATGTGGTTTGGTACACGTGGTGGACTGAATAGATATGATGGTTATGAGTTTAAACATTATAAACCATCGGACAAGGGTGATAAGACATTGCACCATCCATCGGTTGAAGTACTGTATAAAGCCAAAGACGGTGAAATTTATATAGGTACAAAGTCTGCAGGTTACAGTTTGTATAGGCCAGATAAAGAGTTGTTTATGGCGAACGAATATCTCATGGAGAATTCGGATTTGCGAATCATTTCATTTTATGAAGATCATCAAAAAAATATTTGGGCGGGCACCTGGTCTAGTGGATTAATTAGCTTATCTCAAGATCAAGATTCGGTGCATTTTTATTCGAAAATTAAAAAGGTGTCGGCTATAATTCAAACGCCTGACAGCAAAGTTTGGTTGGGAAGTAGAGAATCTATATGGATGAAGGAAAAAGATCATGAATTGCAGCGATTAAAGCGCATGAAGGCTGGTTTTTATGAGATTACCGAGATGGCATATGATGAGTCTGAAGATTGTATTTGGTGTGTAGGCTGGAACTTGGGCTTGGTGAAATTTGATTATAAAAACCTTCGTTATACCGAATATGAAATTAGAGGTAGTAAAGGAAAAAAGTTGTCTTCCTATTCTTTATTAAAAGATAAGAACGGAAAAATATGGGTAGGTACCTGGGGGGAAGGGTTATATACCTTTGATCAGAATAATGATACCTTTCAAAAGGTTAATCTTAGTCAGTATTCTCAAGCTGACGAAATGATACAACCAACTGTTATTTTAGATATATTTCAGGAAGATAATGGAGATATATGGCTAGGTACACATAGGGGAATCGTGCGGCTTTCTGCAAAAGGGCAGTTTAATGTTGCAAAAGGCTGGAGAGAATTGGGTGACGAAAAAATGGTGTCATCTATAGTTGTGGATTCTCAGGATAAGTTGTGGATGGCCACCACGGATTATTTGTATCAGTATTCGAATAAGCGCTTGCGTCGATACAACATGAAGAGGAACACTATTGATGGATTTTCGAATGTGGGTATTGGTCAGTTAGTATACGATCAGGGAGATATTTTTGTCTGTTTTGATGTGGGTGTTCTGTTGGGAAAAAAGAATAAGGATGGTTCCTTTGTTTTTGTCAATGCGCAAGAAGAACTGAAGATTCCTGGCTTAAATGGGATTAATAAGGTGAGGGATATTAAGCGTTATGGCGATGAGCTTTGGTTGGCAACCCAACAAAAGGGTCTGTACTTATATGTGAAGAAAGGGAATCAATATGTTTTCAAAAGAAATTTTACAGGTGCCAACTTGAAAGGCCAACTCAAAGATACACGTGTGACTGGTGTTTTTAGAGACAAGAACAATGTAATGTGGGTATCCACCTACAAAGGATTGTATAAATATAATTCCGATGAGAGCGTTTTTATTTCCATTGAAGATTATTTGCAGGATGGTAAGCGTTTGCAATGTGATATCATACTTTGCTCATATGTTGATCAGGATAATAACATATGGTTTGGTACTCCATGCGGGTTGAATCAATTGGTTCAGAGTGATGAGTATGTCTTCTCCTTGAAAGAATATACCCAGGCGGACGGGTTGCCTGATGATTATATTAATTCAATTATTGAGGATGATGGAGGGGATATTTGGGTGAGTACCAATGGTGGATTGTCGAAATTAAATGTGAAAACACAGGCGTTTTCGAACTTTAATCAACTGGATGGTATAGAAGGAAGTTCTTTTATAGAGGCAGCAGGATGTAAGGCAAAGGATGGTGTTCTATATTTTGCAGGGGACGAAGGGGTTGTTTATTTTAACCCGAAATCGATTCTCTATAACGATTATAATCCGGAGATAGTTGTTACCAGTTTTAAGGTATTAAACCATGAAGTGAATTATGATGAGAAAGGTATCCTTAGTAAAAATATCAACGAAACCCAACGTATTGTATTGGGATATAAAGAAAAAGAATTTTCCATTGAATTTGCGTCCTTAGATTATAAGGCGCCTAAGTTAAACCATTATGCCTATCAGCTTAAAGGGTATAATGATCGTATGGTATATATTGGTTCTCGTCGTCATGTATCCTTTAATAATCTTAGTCCTGGTGATTATACATTAATATTGAAAGGTACCAATAGTAATGGGGTATGGAGCGATAAGCAGTATGAGGTGGATATAACGATTAAGCCTGCTCCGTGGAAAACTTGGTATGCTATCTTAATTTATATAGTCGTTATTTTTGGAGGAGTGGTCGCGATTAGCTGGGTTGGTGTGCGACAAGAACGTTTGACCAATAGTATTGAAGTGGAGCGATATCAGCGCCAACAGGAGACCGAATTGAATGAATATAAGTTCAGGTTTTTTACGAATATATCCCATGAGTTACGGACCCCTTTAACCCTTATTCTGGCTCCCATTAATGAGTTAATAAAAAAAGAAACGCAGGAGTGGGAGTCTGGATATTTGAAGGATAAGCTTCGGTTAATTTATCAGAATGCCAAAAAGTTGCATAATCTGATTGACTTATTGTTGGAGTTTAGAAAGATGGAAGCCGGAAAGTTAAAGCTTGAAGTTGAGGAGGTTGATTTTAAGGAGTTTGCAGGTTCGGTGGTCGAAAGCTTTGCGGAGTTGGCCAAGAGTAAACAGGTGGTTTATTCAGGAGTGTTTGATGGAGATGACTGGCGTTGTTTTGTGGATACGGATAAGATGGGTATGGTGATAAATAATTTGCTTTCAAATGCTTTTAAGTATGCCGGGCAACCTGGTATGGTTAATGTAAAGGCTAAGTCTTTGGAAGATACCATTGTTTTAGAAGTGATCAATAATGGCCGCGGTATTTCAGAAGATGAATTACAATATTTGTTTGAACGTTTTTATCAGGCAGATGGACAGCATCATATGGGAAGTTCTGGTATTGGACTTTCCTTGATTAAAAATTATTTGGATCTGCACCAAGCTGTCATCAAAGTACAAAGTAAGCGCAATGAGCTGACTTCATTTGTCATCACCTTAAAGAAGGGAAGAGAGCATTTGAGGGATGAAGATATACGAGTGTGTGACAAAAGGCCAGCCCTGCCTGTTGAACCTATTTATTCAAGCCATAAGAAGCTAACACGATCCCTGAATGTGGGTGCGAAAGGTGCCCGGGTATTGGTGGTGGAGGACAACGCGGAGCTTAGGTCTTATATTGTAGAATTGTTAGAGGTGCATTATCATGTACTGGAAGCAGAAAATGGACTGGAAGGGTATGAACTTGTGGTGGAACATAAGCCTGATTTGGTGATATCAGATGTTATGATGCCTAAGATGGATGGATTTGAGCTTTGCCAAAAAATTAAATTAAATGATACGATATCGCTCACTCCGGTTATATTATTAACAGCAAAAGCAACACCTCGGGATCAATTGTTTGGTGCTAAAAAGGGGGCTGAAGTATACATGACTAAGCCCTTTGATCCGGAGCTTTTGCTTGAGAAAAGCAAGATGTTGATTGCCGGCCGAAAAAAAATGTCAGTAGAACTAACTCAAAAGGTAGTGTTGGCTCCAACAAATGCGCCAATAACATCCGAGGAGCAGGCGTTTTTGCAGTCGGCCATGAAAGTGATGGAGCAATATTTGGGTGATGTGAACTTTGATGCCCAGAAGTTAGCCAAAGAAATGGCAATGAGTAACTCAACTCTTTATAGGAAGACAAAAAAGATCATCAAAAAATCTCCCGCTGAGTTTATTAAGTATATACGTTTTCAAAGGGCTGCTCAATTGATTGAAGAAAGTAATCTTACTATTTCTGAAATAGCAGAAAGTATAGGCTATGTGGATTTAAAGAGTTTTAGAAAGATTTTTAAGCAGCAGTATCATATGACTCCTACGGAATTTCGCGAACAAAAAAAATAA
- a CDS encoding glycoside hydrolase family 43 protein, which yields MKISLLAILMAVLVIGGCSKPKGVFKPGQLWLDNNGVHLNAHGGGIMIHDNTYYWFGEHKTEGKAGNKALVGVHCYSSKDLYNWKDEGVALSVVSDTTSLIVKGCVIERPKVIFNAKTKKFVMWFHHELKGMGYDAAMTGLAVSDHVTGPYQYIKSMNPNAGVWPINYPDSLKTRKVDMDTIKQWSPTWRKEVELGYFLRRDFEKGQMARDMTLFVDDDGKAYHIHSSENNQTLHISELTEDYLGFSDKYTRVLEGKANEAPALFKRGNQYYMISSGCTGWKPNPARSAMATHPLGKWTELGNPSQGSEEDVRTTFHSQSTFVLPLIGQKDAYVYMGDRWVPNNAIDGRYIWLPMEFEADRPIVKWYAEWDLSIFNEGENE from the coding sequence ATGAAGATTAGTTTATTGGCCATCTTGATGGCAGTATTGGTTATAGGTGGATGCAGCAAACCTAAAGGGGTATTTAAGCCAGGTCAGCTATGGCTTGATAATAACGGTGTCCACTTGAACGCACATGGAGGCGGAATAATGATCCATGATAATACCTATTATTGGTTTGGAGAACATAAAACAGAAGGTAAAGCTGGCAATAAAGCCTTGGTGGGCGTGCATTGTTATTCTTCGAAAGATTTATATAATTGGAAAGATGAAGGTGTTGCCTTGTCTGTAGTATCTGATACAACAAGTTTAATTGTGAAGGGGTGTGTGATAGAAAGACCAAAGGTTATATTTAATGCTAAGACCAAAAAGTTTGTTATGTGGTTTCACCACGAGTTAAAGGGTATGGGATATGATGCCGCAATGACTGGTCTGGCAGTGAGTGATCACGTAACCGGACCTTATCAGTATATTAAAAGTATGAACCCCAATGCTGGAGTCTGGCCCATCAACTATCCTGATTCTCTAAAAACAAGGAAGGTTGATATGGATACCATTAAACAGTGGTCGCCAACCTGGCGTAAAGAAGTGGAATTAGGGTATTTCTTGCGACGCGATTTTGAAAAAGGTCAAATGGCCAGAGATATGACTTTGTTTGTGGATGACGATGGTAAGGCCTATCATATCCATTCATCAGAAAATAATCAGACCTTACATATATCTGAGTTGACAGAGGATTATTTAGGATTCTCAGATAAGTATACAAGGGTTTTGGAGGGTAAAGCAAATGAAGCTCCTGCCTTGTTTAAGAGAGGGAATCAATATTATATGATAAGTTCCGGTTGTACCGGGTGGAAACCTAATCCTGCAAGATCGGCTATGGCAACCCATCCACTAGGTAAATGGACCGAGTTGGGTAACCCTAGCCAGGGATCTGAAGAAGATGTAAGAACCACCTTTCATTCGCAAAGTACTTTTGTCCTTCCTTTGATTGGACAAAAAGATGCTTATGTGTATATGGGCGATCGTTGGGTACCCAATAATGCTATTGATGGTAGATATATATGGTTGCCTATGGAATTTGAGGCTGATAGACCCATTGTTAAATGGTATGCAGAATGGGATTTGTCAATTTTTAACGAAGGTGAAAATGAATAA